One Salvia hispanica cultivar TCC Black 2014 unplaced genomic scaffold, UniMelb_Shisp_WGS_1.0 HiC_scaffold_1063, whole genome shotgun sequence genomic window, GAAGGCATGGCGAAATCGTGATTTCACCCGGGCGGGTGGCCCACATAGAGACTAGATTTTTTGGGTCTTTTTCTTGCAATTTGGCCTTCAACTATAAATAGGACTTTACCTCATTTTCTTCTTAGATGGTGATTGAATTAAGATATCTCCTTTGgagtttttcctctttgaggaatgtatccaattccttccttgaaggttgcttgttTCAATTCCATAGATTAATTCAAGGAGAGGTATGCATTAATGGCGTGTATCCATTGATTAGTGGAGCCAAGGGGTGATAGAGCTATGAAAGTTACCGAGGGTTGTTTCCATTGTTTTAGTCAAGGTCTTATGGTTGTAGCTCTtttatctcatcattataCACATGTTTTCCATCTCTAATAAACCATTCTTTCTTGtttggattcaatttttgtggtTGGATCTCTTTTGATCATTTTGTAGTTTTtgttaaattgaaaatcaatctcacaaaaatatcTAGATCAAGCATCACAAACGGGTAATTCCTTGAGAAATGGATCATAAATTACATGGATCCACATAGAGTACATCACTATAAACAAAGAATCAGTTTTTCAATTAAACattataaatcacattttatacATAGAAATATtgtagattaaaataaaaaaattaggaatGACTCACGGTCAAAGCCTTGAGTATACGCAGGGAGCCTCCAGGTTGCATTTTTCTTCGACGTTCAaaacatatgaaaaaaataaaatctaaataaattgaagaatGTTAATCGAAAACAAATTCTAAATCCGTAGGATaacttacattttataaatctTTCTGATTTGAATCCATTTGTTCGACGAAGGAATGAGACAGTTGAAATGAGAGAACTGGGCGTTGATGACAATGGAATAAGGCGACTGCGACGACGGAGATGAATCGGCATTGAGTGAGAACTTGAGGTTTAGAGAAGAGGAAAAGAATCGAGCGATAGCGCAGAAggagaattttaaaatgagatagGAATTCAAGTTTTAACTCTAATTTCATATCTTAAATGACAATTTTCCTCGCCTTCTTATAGTGAACCAATTCATTCttatagtaaagtaaaatctggatcaatttcgaaaattacatagCTGATATATCAACACTTGATTTTCTTAATCACGTGGCTATGATTTGTTTTCTAGTCATACACTACACTTAATGGGCACTTGCCCCATATCATTActccatgaaaaatatataagagCAAAAAACTTTTAGCTATATAGAGAAGTTTATTTCCTTTGGAGTAAAAAGATTACTCCAATTTCAATATATGTTGGGAAAGGCTAGTTTTATGCGAAGAAATTTCTTTCACTAAAAGGCAAAGAGTTTAGAGGTatttaatccaaaattcaaatgtgAATTATACTCTAAAATGGAACTAATAGTTcactaattttagttttaagaacaattgtgaaaaataaaatcaagaatttaataggagtataaatgagaagaattatgatataatcaattaatttaaaagtctagaaaaataatcttaagaattggaattggattGTGCAGGAAAGAACTTAAAGTGGACTAAATAAATGAGACAAAGCATCATCGATGACATGATAGACAAATAGGCTATGAGTAGTAGCCTTGCTGTTGGCCTCAACTACCACCagtattattcaaataaaaaagcgAAAAGGCTGCGATTGACTTTCCAAATCAGTAAATCCTATCTTTAGAtgcaaatatattaaaatagcaatcttttttctataaatagcTTATCCCACAACTCCGATTTACAACATGCATattcacactcacacacacacaaaggAGAGTTTTTTTTCCAGCTTCAAGAAAAGCCGCCGGAGACGGAGAGGGAGATGGAGGCAGGGCCAGTGCCGGTGTGGCTGTCAGGGACGCTCTTGTAGAAGTAGAGGTGGTTACGGAGTTCCCAGCTCCAGTCGGGGTGGCGCTCCACCATCATCTTAGGCCACCGGTTGATCCTCACGTAGCTCTCGCACCTTGCCGTCTGCAAGGAGCCCGGTCACAATTGTGTAGGTCGACTCGTGGCCGCCCCACACCTTGTCCTCGGGGTCGGCCGTGATGCTGCCATCTGGGTGGAAATACCGCCGCATTGGGGTGGCGCCTTCCTCGCGCCACGAGGGGTCCAGGTCCCGCCAGTACTGCGGCGCCGACTGATCAGAGAAAGATGCACACAAATCAACCTATTTCTCTGGTGAGAAAATTACTCATCCTAACTGCTTTGCAACTGTTTTTGAGTAATAGTTTTTGACAACACATTACATTATTGGAATAGGTATTTAACTATTAGGAAACATAGTTACCATATTTAGTTTCACAATTTACTAAGGGACAGCTAGTTTGAGGTGAAGAGTAGAACCCTTATTATTGGATTCAGTTATTAAACAGAAATAGGGATTCTCCTCACAAAccattgaaaatatttgttaagaGGGATATATAGCATTTTGGGTTCAAGATGAAGCTCAGCTCAGTTGGCAAGACGCTTCCACTCTAACCGATAGGTCAGGGGTTCTAGTCATCACGGGGGTAGATGGGGAACAATTGTTGATCCTCTAAAAAAAGGAGGATAACTTTGTTTAGCATCACTAACTCCATTCCCAGAAGGGAGGCTCCATTCCCAGAAGGGAGAGGTTTGAGGGTCAACTATAAACTTTTCAAGTGTGATATTTAAGTTATAACTAACAGTTGTGGAAAAGAAGCTATATTTAACTTAGGTTTGGGGGATGAGAATGCACAAAGACACATTCTTAATAAATGTAGAACTATAAACCTTATACCTGTTGGGAAAAAGATACTTCCAAGTGtctaaatcaagaaaattaacaaGAACCGAGGTTCGGAAAGAATGATAGCATACCTCTGTAAAGCGGAATTCCCAAACATGGTCACAAAGGTCATCCCTAGTGATTCGAGTCTGGCATTAGCAAGATCCCAGTTAGAAAGTATTAACAGGCATCACCTTCAAGTTAGTTAGAAATGTCACATTTGTTCATGCATTCAAAATTCAGGATCTCTAATTTCTCCGACATGATATTAAAAGCTCATAAAGGCTGTTAACAATCACGCGCAGCTCTCCAAGAGATCAGGACAGGAAGACGTGAAACTCACTCGTTTACCGTCTCTGATTGAGAGCAATGTAGCAATCATCTTTGGAAGTCCTTCAACCTTTGCTACGCGTGGTATATGTGCCTTATCCAACCATAACTCTTGACACTGAAAAGACAAACACCACTGCATAAATAATTGGTATTGCAGGAAATTGGTATTGTTAGAGCATGAATGCAATACAGTTAGAGCATGATAATCAACTCATGGCATGCAGGAAATTGGTATTGTTAGGGGATAGGTGTACCATAAACATTAGTTAATATCTCAGCGTACGAAACATAACACACAATTCACATGATAACTATGAAGAAGCTGCTGTAAAATAACATCAAGCTAGGACATAGAAGGAAACAAAGAGAGCTAGGTAAACAAAAAGAGGTAAATAATCCTCCTATGAATAAGAGGCCATCCTCTGAAAAGGCCACAATAGGTAGTTGAagctaaattttatttcagaatCAATAAAATGAAGATTACCTtgtctatttataataatctaTCGACTGACtgctaactaaaataagaactCTATCCAGACTTACTTTAAAAGAGAAAACCTCTCTAATAGTTACCAATAACACGAGActtgtaattataataaacaactaaacaataattaaaagataacTCCTGCATTTAATCTGTAGGGAATAACGATGCGTATCAATTGCCTCTTTGTCAAAACAGCCTTGTCTTGTGAGAACAAGGCTGGAGGTGAAACTGACTAAGGGGTCAGTACTCATGTGTGAGGACACAGAGTCATTAAACTGCTCAGTCGCCAAACTGCTCCTTAAACCAAACAGCAGAGGCTACTGGAAACAACCACTGCTTAAGGTCCACAACCAAACACACGTTCACCTAAGTGGATAGCACCTTGGGTTGCAACGGAAACAAGAAACAGAAGTTACTGTTGCCAAAGTTGTTGTTACAATGTCAAGAGGTGGAACCAGCGGCGGTGGCCACGCAGTCAGGCTGCAGTGTGAGTTTTTGGGCTGACAGTAGGGGTTGTGGTGGCGCAACGGCTGTGGAAATCACAACCGAAGCCTGGGCTGAGGGCACAAGCATGCTAGACGCAACATCTAGATATGAATGAAAGAATTGGTGCTTTCTCCGGATCAGTTGGCCACTTGCCGATGATAATGGCACATTGACTGTCTTGTGACTCTTGCCAGTTGATATCACGACGAGCAAGGGCAGAGATGGTGGTGGGGACGGATAGCTGGACCATGTGGCAAGGCGTTGCTGCATGCGCTTGCAGATAGCGTGCAACATCTGGAAGTCTGTCCACACGTCGGCGTATAGATTCTCAGCCACCTTCTCCGATTTTCCAGTGTTCTCACTTGCGCAAGAATACGTTCACCCCACCATTTGATACGAAGTGACAGGCTGgtgaaacataaaaatatgctaATATCTCAACATGCAAAGCACGTCACACAATTTCCATCATAACAACGAAGATAACTGCTGGACAGAGAGTaacaaaatagaagaaaacaaaaatagcaaataaacaaagttAGGAGATAAATACTCCCCTTATGGCTAATAGGCCATCCTACAAAAAAGGCCATAGCAACTAGCTgaaactaaattttatttctgaGCCAATAAAACTAAGATACATAGCTCTAATTATAATAACCTAGTGAAGACTCCTAACTCTGTCTAGATTCTTacattaaaagataaaagCACTCTAATGAATTACTCATAACAGGACTCCTAATCATAATAAACAATGCAAGCTAAGTCCTATAGCGGTAGTTAATCTGCAGGGAATAACGATGTGTATCATTACATTCCATCTCCTTTCTGTTTCAGCTCATAAAGATATACCGCCACCCCAAGTACGAAAATCAGTAGAAATATGAACCTCGATGAGCAAGACGAgagatatatttatttgaattaagaTATCACAGTGGAAAAGATGACATGcaaacaaaatcatcaatataCAAATCCCTCAGTGAAAAGGCAAATAcatatgacaaaataactaCAGCAAAATTCCCAGTCGATGAGAAATTTATTTCAGTCAGACATTGCTGTGGAAAAAGTGATAACCTATAACAAAGTAGCGGCGTTAAACTAGAAGAACCATTAGCGCAGTCTTCATAAGATTGCAGTCAACACAATAaactgaaaaacaaaaaaaacagagcaataGTGGGACCTGCTGTATACTAAACAAAAACAAGAGCTATGACATGGCCTATATCATTCTTATGAAGAATTTCAATGCTAtatcattttacgtttttcATCCTATTTTACTTCTTTCTGCTTCATTTATGATAATTCAATacaacatttttcttttgaagCTATTCCATTTATTCTAAACTCTATTTATGGTGTTCCTGTTCCAGAAATGTTAATAAACCTTgtgatatgaaaaaatatgaatagtaACATAGTGATCTGAATTCTATCTATGAGCATACTTGAGTTGGATTCCACAGCCTTTTTTAACATACTTGAGGTGTCCCCTGGAATATTTGGCACTATTTCTGTGCAGGAAGCGCATTCAGACACTATAGACGATGTATCACATGCTAGACGTAATAGATGGTACAAAAGATGGGTATGTTAATATGAGCAGTAATGATACTCCGAACAAAGTATCAGATTTGAGCCACAATAGATGGTGACAGCATGAAACAAGCGTGACCATTTTAAGCCACTCCTCAGTAGTGAAGCATTTAGGCCAGAGGTTCCAGATTCCTTGATACCACACCCCTTCCCCCACCCCATGTGTCCACTGTGATGTTCAATTGCTACATGTTAATGCATTGAGCTACAATAAGTTATACTTCCTGAACACCTACGTTGACACAAATCAATGGAACTTATTCTGAACTATCATACATAGCTTTATGGAATTAACATGCAATGTCTAGATTTATCCGGTTCGGGTACTATTCCTTATATAACATGTATTCTAGATATGTATCAAAAGAAACTCATCTGTTTCTTTACTTATGGTTTATTCCTGTATTCAGTTGCATGCTAATCGTTTTTCCGTTCTGCACAGGGGATAGGAAATTTATGGTACACAAGTCAGCTCTCACTCTATCTCATTTCTTGAATATATGCAGTTGCAGAAATTCATATCAGGGTGTCAAACTGTAATATTAAGAAGACAAAGAAGAGGCCAGTTCCACTTGCTTTCCATTTGGCTGCTGGAGAGGTTCATGCtcaataaaactaatactccctccgtcccaccgTAGCGattcactttcatttttgggatgtcccaccataagtgagacatttccctttttagcaAAGTTACTACATTTCGTCTCCCTTACTTTTTTCTCCcacctattttattctctcttcgtcctctatttttctctctcatacttacCCTCTATCCACTTACTCTTTCAATATCAATTACTGAAATCTCGTTCCCAAAAGAAGTGTCTCGCTTATGACGGGACGGAGGAGTAAATAAAGTGGGATCCACATTTCACAACTTTTTTCCACCGACTTTCGTTCACATTTCTTAGAAACCAAGCCTAGTAAAAGTGGGATTTATATGATGGAGGAGCATATGTTTATCTACCGCATATTTAATAGATTGAACACtttaataatattcaaaagctcaataatatatattgtCAATCCAATTTATCATCTAAAACAATTTACTTGATATGCACAAAATATGTAACATCACTTATTTGATTAAATCGATATTACAAGTCACACTTATACTAGAAACACTATTTAGTGACGACATTTAggatattcaaatatttcctccTTCCCATGATAGTTGAGTCGTaatcctttttggattgtttcactataattgaattattttcttttatagcAAAACATCACCACTTAATCTcttaaacttttttctctctatcttattaatttgttttattctctctttcattttattttctctatattctctctcctactttatgcTCATTCCACATAACCCGCTAAACACTCTTCTAAATTTTTGTACAAAAAGAAACTTTAGGCTACAGTGGGACGAGGGAGTACGATATAATGTTATGTGTCGTTCACCcataatattttgattcatAGGGATAAATTTACAAGCCACCTACTTAGAACTTCCTTagtcccttaaaaatatgaaccttaaaaatatgaacttttaaAGGCGCACAAGTTTAAATgtacaattgataaagtaaaagatgaagagaaaagatAATGGAAGTAGTATTAGTGATAGTTAACATTGGTAGTGTTTAGTGGGCTCAAATATTCCTTAGTTcagaaaattcataattttaaaggccggactaaaaaagaaatagtttatatttttagagcACAAAGGAATTATAAAACATTTAtggattataaatttattttattctatatgaAAGTCTCATTTAAACCTTTTTAACAATTCCTACCATAATATtaagagtattatttattgtgaAGTTTAACAGAGtttggcaaaaagtaattaaaaagttCAATGGGCTATGTATTTATTTCAAGAACTAATGATTTATTATAACTAACCGCTATAAGAAAATCATATACCTATCTCATAACCATTTTATGTGAAACTTGGTCAATGAatccaaatttgattttcacCACAATGTGCAGAAGAAGTTGAGCATTAACAATATCACAAGAATAGTAGGTTACTTCCTCTCACATTGGCATGGTACATTGGGCGGTCGTGCCCAGTCCAGTGAGACCAATGGACACCTTTAACTacttttaaaagaattaaattaggtCATTTTCCACACCTACATTATGTTACttgcaaaaaattaattgacatAACAATGGAAGtaacaaaaatgaattaatgcaACAAAAGTTCATTCAAAGTTTGTTCACCATTAATCAATttgatatttgtatatatgGTTATTATCCTATATCATATTAGAACCAAAAAAATAGGTTCTAAAGAAGAATCTTCATTTTGTCTAAACTGAAGAATGTTATATTTACTAATTGATCAAccatcaataaaattgatattattttattcgcATTCATTAGTCTTCTAAGTGGATGTACACTGAACCAAAAAATTATTAGCATGTGGAAGTTCCTATGGAGCTAGGTCTTACAAAAAATGTCCCAAAATTAGCTCTATCAAGCAAATAGATCATCTTGAGGTTTTTATGAAGGTTTTACACACTAATATATCATGGGAAAGCTAAGACACATTGCATCTAATCCAACTTTTTAGCTTCATAAGCATTTGAAGTTTTggatatcaatatatataaagcaATTTACTACATTCAAGCTTGGGTACTCTTATTATAAGGGTCCTAAGGCTTTAATGTCATAATGCACCTTGTGATTCATGGTATATTCTTAACACTCAATCCAAAGCCACCACTTTGACAATTGATGTGTAGACTTATATGTTCACATTGTACTTTTACATCAGCAGCAAGAATAAACTTTAGCAGGAAGAATAATGAATAtcattaataatgaaattatggTTTAGTACATTCATAGCATCAAACTTGGTTGAATAATAATACATAGCAAAACTCCATATTTAACTCAAACTGCTTGCAAGTGTCACCATTAAAATCTACTGGTCTCATACTACTTAGCAAACAAAGTTCACTAACCTATACAAGTTTTCAATCCTTTACAAACACAACTCATCTATTCTTACAAGTAGAAGGATCCTTACTTTCTAAACTTTACCTATCCAGCATGCAAATAGATATAGATTAGCTTAATTctttggaattgaaattgcaTATCTATTACAAAAATCTAGATCGATGTAAGTGTAACATGGATACTTTCTTATTTGGTCAAATCATCAAAAGTCCCAatatgtttcttcttcttgataggtctttttcatgtttttgaGATTGATgttatatgtttgttttactCATCAACCCAACCCCATTTTGATCAATACATATAGCACAAATCTTCCATTGTTTATTCGGACTTCACCACTAATCTTATATGATAGATGTACTAATCATAAAAGCATTCAAAACAAGATCTAAGAGGCATGGATAGCACATTTTGTAGTTTGGTCAAATACAACCGCAAAGTAGTATTCTAATAGGTATGATTCTATGAATTGCACaagataataatttagttgCACATCACTTCGGTGATTTACCCTAAATAATTTACAATCTAAACCTAGAACAACAGAAGAGCTATAGACAAACAAAGCTAACACTTTGGAGTCCAAACAAGATCTCAAGTCATTTACAAAGATTTCAAGCTTATGtcttcttaaaatttattacttgGGGAAGTAAAAGTCAATTTCGatcctaaacatatgatcaaaatacgaatttggtcaaatattaactttttgaaaacaggttcataacaaatgaaaatgtcacAAAGTTGTCCTTTTTGACGATTCCgttaaaaaattaacggtCAACGCTAAACGCTAATTGCACAGGGCATGATCGTTAGTTTTTTACGAACCGAAAAGGACCACTCGACaagaatttcatttgttatggacctatttttcaaaaagttaatGTTTTGaaccaaattcgtatttttatcatatgtttaggaccaaaatttgACCTTTACTTTTTGGGGAAACATGAAATAATGAAAACTCCACTAAGAACTCTTAaagaagaatgaaaatatgaattgtGTTGTTGTTCATCTTTGAAagtaaagaaattaaaatagtattttCATGACCTATCTTACTAGAGTTCTTTTTTGTCCATTCACTTCTTTCtcttacatatatattgaatttgaCTTCTttatctatataaaaaaattctatggGCTTATTTGGTTACATGTTGCCCAAGTCTATTTATGTATTATTTGCTCTCCAGAATGTTTCTATTGCTAAAGCTAATTTTAGATTCTTTCAAGTGTTATGTACAATATCTTATACAATAAGGTGTATGTAggtaaatgatattttaaatttcctaTAACAGTCATTCCTTTGTTCTCCAATATTTGGTTactcttccttcttctttgAAAGGGATAAAAAAAGGGGGCAAATCGTGCGAATTGGGTAGTTATTGGTCGACCCGATATCGACATAACCCGATAAAGTCCAACCCTAACCCAAcctgaaattataaaattcttatCGGGTCTCAATCCAATAACTTCGTGTGTGTTCGTGCGAGTTATCGTGTCATGCAAAAATGTCATCTACCACTAATGATAGTAAGTTGCTATATAATTTAACTTGACACGATACGATAACGACGCATCATGATATTACACGATAAGAACCTGatattacacaattaaaacattaaaattttatcatgatttaaatctaaatgataaaattcaagtttaatatttttaattaataaacaaataaaaataataattttattcctCAACAGATAACTCaaacctaaccctaacccAACCCGATATCATAGGGTTCTTCCCGAGCTGCCCCTAGTAAGGACCCAAACCCAATAAAGTGACCGCTTCAATCATTGGTCAAGAATGTGAGTTAAAAGTTCATGAGATTTTATTAGTGCTTCATCAACAACATATCCCTGGGCATCTTTATGACATACAAGCAAATATTCTTCTAGTGTGACTCCTCACCTTAACTGAATAGTTTACTTCTCCCAAAACTATCATAGAGCATCTATCCTCCTAAAGACCAAACCGAGACATACAGCCACTATCTAAATACTTGAAAGCCTATTCCCTCCACACTTATTAGTTCAATTTACTAGCCATAAACACGTGAACAATTGACTCACGCACAACATCAACTCTAGCTCTAAGAATAGGTTGAAACTCTTACCCCTTCTGAAACCATAACATAACATGCCTCTATCTCTTGAGTACAGAGCCTTCTTCTCCTGACAAATCAAGTACTTAGGCaattaaaactctataaaCCCCACATTTATTCAATATAGACTAATGAAAAAAGGAGTTCTTTGCTAAcaagtgataaaaaaaattccaaccCCTTTAAACGAAAGAAGATTGTAACAGCTTATATCCATTACAAAGTCCTCAAGGTTCAAGCTGAATGTCACATTAgggaaaaacccaaaaagTCATTTTAAGTTTTGGCTCTAGTCTCTACTAATCCATAATAGTCATTCTTTAGCGGGGTTTCGTGAACCCCTTGAAATTTACTTATCTCTAGCTGCATTCGGGAGTACTTACATCACTACACATATTGCATTGTATGgtcttgtttttatttgaacttCACAGtcaaaacaaacaatatatTCCTAAAAAATTGCTAAACTACAGCTTACTTACCTTTTTCTTCAAACATGCTTCATTACCATGTCAGCATGCCCAAAGGGTATTATTACATGATCCTCAAAGAGTTGACATCTTAAATTTATAACACCTACGCACGGaatgcaaaataaaagtatgaaaaggttttttaattaaatatgtattactATTACAGAAAAAAACAGTTTTACAATTTCACATGTCAAACCATAAACAAGTCAAGTTGtctatcaaaaaaatttgatcatacttcaaacaaaaaaatttcaaaaatttaaattggatcacattttaaaaagaaatcttTTAATGGCACCCCCTTTTCCCACACAGCATCAAAGAACACCAGCCCTTGTTAAACTAAAGGAAGAATCTGGATCATTAATGACCCGGGGAAACAAATGACTTTATTATCATCTTTTCTCCAGTTGAATTGGCAGTTAGTCCCCCATGATTGGCAATACCCAATTTCGAAGATGGTAGATTTCCAGATCATAGAACCAGATAAAGTTTGGACTCGATCtaaatatgagaaataaaTCCTGAAAGAGggcaacaaaaaaatgttacatTTCTCCTGCCTGCATGctagcaattttttaaattttgcaatgcaaaaaattaaaaaaaatttttcaGACCAACACCTTTCTTTGAAACTCGTGTTATGCAGTTTGACAATATGGAGCAGGATTATGAACCAACAAGAAGGGTTTTCATAAGTGCATTTGACGAAAAGccataattttttcaacatttCCCACCTTGATCTATCTGGCAACCAAAAGCCAACATATAGAGcaggaaatgaaaatttatgagCTCCCACACATTTCGAAAGATACAATTTGGGATAATAAgcaataaaagtaataaatccaaaataaCCTATGACAGTTCACATTTGAAATCTAAACGTTTTTCCTTTCCCAACTTTATTTTCCCCCCAAATTGGGGCCCAAGTCTGGTGGTAGATTCCAGACAGCATTTGTGTATTAGGTTTTCCAATGTCTATACTGCTTTGCTGAAGTTTAATATAGCAAATAGATGGTGTTCCAATTTAAGGCAGCCTATTATTTGACAATTTATTTCCAGTCATTTTAGTTATTcctttgtattattttttttatattatacaaataaaaaagtcaCCAAATATATCTGAATTTGTCTCACCCCTTTTTATAtagacactttttttttaaattcttaaagTGCTGATTTATTGTTAAAAAGGTTTCCCATTCTACATAAGAGTTgtgcatatgttttaaaaaaagagaaatttgcATCATGAAAAGAATGCAGGTACCCAGCTCTTAATCAATCACAGATTGTATTTCTTTCCCCTTTTAAATACCATGTTTTAAACACAGGAAAGAACCGGGGATAGAAATGCATAAAAACTAAATGAAACAGAGTGATCAGGCTTCAATGTTTATAGATACATACATGTGGTTAAAAGAGTAGCATGACAGAACATATTTTTGATTGATTAAGCATGACAATCCCAGTATAACAGGTTCTCTCAAACACAAAGGCAATGCACAATTACCATATCTTTATCGAATTTCTCCATCTCGGCTAAAATGGTTTAACGAACCCGAAAAGCCGTAAGGGAACAACTTGAAGATTCTACTTATGTTTGCTCTCTTTTTTCCAAATGCACATATGTTATAGAAACTAATGATGGCACCTGACTGAGAATTTCCATCATAGTTGAGGTTCCAGGTGATTCTTTTGGTCAAATAACACAGTAACCGTGAGCTAATTCTAAAAGGGTTTCTTTTCGAGCTATTCAATGAAATGTAGG contains:
- the LOC125197894 gene encoding uncharacterized protein LOC125197894, which codes for MVSEGCQELWLDKAHIPRVAKVEGLPKMIATLLSIRDGKRTRITRDDLCDHVWEFRFTESAPQYWRDLDPSWREEGATPMRRYFHPDGSITADPEDKVWGGHESTYTIVTGLLADGKVRELREDQPVA